A single region of the Leptothrix cholodnii SP-6 genome encodes:
- a CDS encoding ACT domain-containing protein, producing MSGECDLERLVRHLAPKLHADHYVYCSFADHRLPDGLQPLCTFREAEGLTAIVERTQAESARVPFVFEARLITLTVHSSLEAIGLLATVASKLAAAGIPCNAIAAYHHDHILVPVAQAQQALAVLQRIATGSVHEPSPNTV from the coding sequence ATGAGCGGCGAATGCGACCTCGAGCGACTGGTGCGCCACTTGGCGCCCAAGCTGCATGCAGACCACTACGTCTACTGCAGCTTCGCAGACCACCGCCTGCCGGACGGCCTGCAGCCGCTGTGCACCTTCCGGGAAGCCGAGGGACTGACGGCCATCGTCGAACGAACGCAGGCCGAGTCCGCGCGGGTGCCATTCGTGTTCGAGGCCCGGCTCATCACGCTGACCGTCCACTCCTCGCTCGAAGCCATCGGCCTACTGGCGACGGTCGCTTCGAAACTGGCCGCCGCCGGCATCCCGTGCAACGCCATCGCGGCCTACCACCACGACCACATCCTCGTGCCGGTGGCCCAGGCCCAGCAGGCTCTTGCGGTGCTGCAGCGGATCGCGACAGGCTCAGTCCATGAGCCATCGCCAAACACTGTTTAG
- a CDS encoding fatty acid desaturase family protein: MATPSDITSDLAALRAQLHESGSPHRALLQLDPWRSIIDLLIDLALVGSSVVVVIEWGLGWAPLAILLLGNRQRALGNLLHDAGHRNLCSRRWVNDGIARWLLAPLLFASLSLYRTTHFRHHQWLGRADADPDFLVPPAAMPKHWLSRFLACAGSGSAWRGSLWGHLVHAEVSGAGRSYIVVWWAVALGLMVLAAGASFTAHFVGLWLVARATTFHLITTFREMCDHHGLVPGGVFSFTRDVACHGLLRACIHPRNNGYHLTHHLLPAVPYYRLPQAHRLLNRLPIVHARGQVCDAYFTGPRAVVHAWQSDTNR, translated from the coding sequence ATGGCCACGCCTTCGGACATCACCTCGGACCTGGCTGCGCTGCGCGCGCAGTTGCACGAGAGCGGCTCGCCCCATCGGGCGCTGCTGCAACTCGACCCGTGGCGCTCGATCATCGACCTCCTGATCGATCTGGCCCTCGTCGGGTCCTCGGTGGTTGTGGTCATCGAATGGGGGCTCGGATGGGCCCCTCTGGCGATCCTGCTGTTGGGCAACCGGCAGCGCGCCTTGGGCAACCTCCTGCACGATGCCGGGCATCGCAACCTGTGCTCACGCCGATGGGTCAATGACGGGATCGCGCGCTGGCTGCTTGCCCCGTTGCTGTTTGCGAGCCTGAGCCTCTACCGGACGACGCACTTCCGGCATCACCAGTGGCTGGGTCGGGCCGATGCGGATCCGGACTTCCTGGTGCCCCCGGCGGCGATGCCGAAGCACTGGCTCTCGCGCTTCCTGGCATGCGCGGGCAGTGGCTCTGCGTGGCGGGGCTCCTTGTGGGGGCATCTGGTCCACGCGGAGGTTTCCGGAGCCGGTCGCTCGTACATCGTGGTCTGGTGGGCGGTGGCACTCGGTCTCATGGTCCTGGCGGCCGGTGCATCCTTCACGGCGCACTTCGTCGGCCTGTGGCTGGTGGCTCGGGCGACGACGTTCCACCTGATCACGACCTTTCGCGAGATGTGCGACCACCACGGACTGGTGCCGGGTGGGGTGTTCTCGTTCACGCGTGATGTGGCCTGCCATGGGCTGCTGCGGGCCTGCATCCATCCCCGCAACAACGGCTACCACCTGACTCACCACCTGCTGCCGGCCGTTCCCTACTACCGCTTGCCGCAGGCGCATCGGCTGCTGAATCGGTTGCCCATCGTGCATGCCCGAGGGCAGGTGTGCGATGCCTACTTCACCGGCCCGCGTGCGGTGGTTCACGCCTGGCAATCGGACACGAATCGATGA
- a CDS encoding HTH-type transcriptional regulator ArgP yields the protein MLDRDQLETFATVAEEQSFERAALKLNITRGAVSQRIKALEESLATVLLVRERPVSPTSAGEILLRHVKAMRMMEGAALNELMPTARPHAPVALAIAVNADSLATWFPRVLQQILLNRQTAIEVISDDQDHTASRLSRGEVIGCISTDERPAVGFLAEPLGAMTYRCCATPAFVADHFPNGITVPGVLMATAVLFNRKDSLHHGFLTSVFGFAIDRYAKHYLPSPAALLDAITIGAGYGLVPNAQCEPLIADGKLQDLAPEHAVNVALYWHHWELEPTLAHDIT from the coding sequence ATGCTCGATCGTGACCAGTTGGAAACCTTTGCGACCGTGGCAGAGGAACAGAGCTTCGAGCGAGCCGCGTTGAAGCTCAACATCACCCGAGGCGCGGTGTCACAGCGAATCAAGGCCCTGGAGGAATCGCTGGCGACCGTCCTGCTGGTGCGCGAACGACCGGTGTCGCCCACATCCGCCGGCGAGATCCTGCTGCGACACGTCAAGGCCATGCGCATGATGGAAGGCGCCGCCTTGAATGAACTGATGCCCACAGCTCGGCCTCATGCCCCAGTGGCATTGGCGATCGCAGTCAATGCCGATTCGCTGGCCACCTGGTTCCCGCGGGTGCTGCAGCAAATCCTGCTCAATCGCCAGACCGCCATCGAAGTGATCAGCGACGACCAGGACCACACCGCATCCCGACTCTCGCGCGGCGAGGTGATCGGTTGCATCTCGACCGACGAGCGACCGGCGGTCGGCTTCCTGGCGGAACCTCTGGGAGCGATGACCTACCGGTGCTGCGCAACACCGGCCTTCGTGGCCGATCATTTCCCGAACGGCATCACCGTCCCTGGCGTGCTGATGGCCACCGCGGTGCTGTTCAACCGCAAGGACTCGCTGCACCATGGATTCCTCACGAGCGTGTTCGGTTTCGCGATCGACCGCTACGCGAAGCACTACCTGCCCTCACCCGCAGCGCTGCTGGACGCCATCACCATCGGTGCCGGCTACGGGCTGGTGCCCAACGCGCAGTGCGAGCCGTTGATCGCTGACGGGAAACTGCAGGATCTGGCACCGGAGCATGCGGTCAACGTAGCGCTCTACTGGCATCACTGGGAGCTCGAGCCGACGCTCGCCCACGACATCACCTAG
- a CDS encoding helix-turn-helix transcriptional regulator: protein MRGATNSMTIAQATEFAVFLRIGAVTKLTGLGRSTIYRLMAEAKFPTPVRLSSRAIAWRRADLDRWSAERPPASH from the coding sequence ATGCGAGGTGCCACCAATTCGATGACGATTGCTCAGGCCACGGAATTCGCCGTGTTCCTGCGCATCGGTGCCGTCACAAAGCTCACTGGTCTCGGCCGTTCGACAATCTACCGCCTCATGGCCGAAGCCAAGTTTCCGACGCCGGTGCGACTCTCGAGTCGTGCGATCGCGTGGCGTCGTGCCGACCTCGACCGGTGGAGTGCTGAACGACCGCCGGCCTCTCATTGA
- a CDS encoding IS30 family transposase, with product MQDRSTYRQLQPEERMTLASMKQQGCSIRAMARALGRPASTVSRELRRNVSTAGGYASVPAQSMRTARRQASRPMAKLDPRSVMWSVVQILLGWKWSPQQIAATLERVFPQEPERRVSHETIYTAIYAQPRGELRRQLIACLRQGHSTRLPRTRGQDRRGQIPEMVSIHVRPPEVEDRLLPGHWEGDLIKGAGNQSSVGVLVERTSRLVLLAKMDDATAASALAGFAAKLNSITAPMRQSLTYDQGREMSRHQALAAATGVKVYFCDPHSPWQRGTCENTNGLLRQYLPKGTDLSVHTQDALDAIADSLNNRPRATHNFHSPLEVFAAVLKKLDQPDSSIH from the coding sequence ATGCAAGACAGATCGACGTACAGACAACTTCAACCCGAAGAGCGCATGACGCTGGCGAGCATGAAACAGCAGGGGTGCAGCATTCGCGCCATGGCGCGTGCGCTGGGGCGGCCGGCGAGCACGGTCAGTCGCGAACTGCGCCGCAACGTCAGCACTGCGGGCGGGTATGCGAGTGTGCCCGCGCAATCGATGCGCACCGCGCGCCGCCAGGCCAGTCGACCGATGGCCAAACTCGATCCGCGCAGTGTGATGTGGAGCGTCGTGCAGATCCTGCTGGGCTGGAAGTGGTCGCCCCAGCAGATCGCCGCTACGCTCGAGCGCGTGTTCCCCCAAGAGCCCGAACGTCGCGTGTCCCACGAAACCATCTACACGGCCATCTACGCGCAACCCCGCGGTGAGTTGCGTCGCCAACTCATCGCCTGCCTGCGCCAGGGCCACAGTACACGCCTGCCACGCACGCGGGGCCAGGATCGGCGCGGCCAGATCCCCGAGATGGTGAGCATCCACGTGCGTCCGCCTGAGGTCGAGGATCGACTCCTGCCCGGTCACTGGGAGGGCGACCTCATCAAGGGCGCGGGCAATCAGTCCTCGGTGGGCGTGCTCGTAGAGCGCACCAGCCGTCTGGTCTTGCTGGCCAAGATGGACGATGCGACGGCCGCTTCAGCGCTGGCGGGCTTTGCTGCCAAGCTCAATTCGATCACCGCGCCGATGCGCCAGAGTCTGACCTACGACCAGGGCCGGGAGATGAGCCGCCACCAGGCGTTGGCCGCCGCGACCGGCGTGAAGGTCTACTTCTGTGATCCGCACAGCCCCTGGCAGCGCGGCACCTGCGAGAACACCAACGGGCTGCTGCGCCAGTACCTGCCCAAGGGCACCGATCTGTCGGTCCATACGCAGGATGCGCTTGATGCCATTGCTGACAGCCTCAACAACCGGCCCCGCGCGACGCACAACTTCCATTCGCCCCTGGAGGTATTCGCAGCCGTGTTGAAAAAGCTCGATCAACCCGATTCTTCTATTCATTGA
- a CDS encoding FGGY-family carbohydrate kinase: MSLRLTCGIDIGSTNVKVLLIDDEARTRWSRSIPVPRVEQDGRPSTDAGSLVRTIEQLIIEGWRATGSTDPIAAISSTGVGEDGLPVGADLQPLDLALPWFDRRAEDDARWLRSHLDQQVRAGVPLDGTRTAAKWHWLRQHRPEVMTRAATWIALTDYPLAWWTRSPFMSMTLAARTGCYDVFERCWLPSHLEMTGAPALPPVVPAGTVIGNVVRGPLLDSGAASTSTRVVSGGHDHPIAASVVRRIDPDAWVDSLGTANLVYGEAVAIEPRTDPYVAFSVPALGNPGIACLGVFEFSAALEPLRARDQGVALKEFLASQEAPGHPGSISAILRSLERALGMAPAGEAFPPELDTRTVLEASCFYARRTLACARSVGPEGNRLYAVGGWARSKALLQLRASVLGEALHTIDEAELTALGAALIALTASDPGRRDSVQRATSVVFPHKDWESRYEAMYSELLRLFEGWERVRCAN; this comes from the coding sequence ATGAGCCTACGCCTGACTTGCGGGATCGACATCGGATCGACCAACGTCAAGGTCCTGCTGATCGACGACGAGGCGCGCACGCGCTGGAGTCGCAGCATCCCGGTGCCGCGAGTCGAGCAGGACGGCCGACCATCGACCGATGCCGGCAGCCTCGTCCGCACGATCGAGCAGCTGATCATCGAGGGCTGGCGTGCGACGGGAAGCACCGATCCCATCGCGGCGATCTCCTCGACCGGCGTCGGCGAGGACGGCCTGCCGGTCGGTGCGGACCTGCAGCCGCTCGATCTGGCCCTGCCTTGGTTCGACCGTCGGGCCGAGGACGACGCCCGCTGGCTGCGCAGTCACCTGGACCAGCAGGTCCGGGCCGGCGTGCCGTTGGACGGCACCCGCACGGCGGCCAAGTGGCACTGGCTGCGCCAACATCGACCAGAGGTGATGACAAGGGCCGCCACCTGGATCGCACTCACCGACTACCCGCTGGCCTGGTGGACACGGTCGCCGTTCATGAGCATGACGCTGGCGGCCCGGACCGGCTGCTACGACGTGTTCGAGCGCTGCTGGCTGCCAAGCCATCTCGAAATGACTGGGGCACCCGCACTGCCTCCGGTCGTCCCGGCCGGCACTGTCATCGGCAACGTGGTCCGAGGCCCCCTGCTCGACAGCGGTGCGGCCTCGACGTCCACCCGGGTCGTGAGCGGCGGACACGATCACCCGATAGCCGCCTCTGTGGTGCGCCGGATCGACCCCGACGCCTGGGTCGATTCGCTCGGAACCGCCAACCTCGTCTACGGCGAGGCAGTGGCCATCGAGCCGCGCACAGATCCCTACGTCGCCTTCTCCGTTCCAGCGCTGGGCAACCCCGGCATCGCCTGCCTGGGCGTTTTCGAGTTCAGCGCCGCCCTCGAACCCCTGCGCGCCCGGGACCAGGGCGTGGCACTCAAGGAATTTCTCGCATCGCAGGAAGCTCCAGGTCACCCCGGCTCCATCTCGGCGATCCTTCGTTCGTTGGAACGAGCTCTCGGCATGGCTCCAGCAGGCGAGGCGTTCCCTCCGGAACTGGACACGCGCACGGTACTGGAGGCAAGTTGCTTCTACGCCCGCCGCACGCTTGCTTGCGCACGATCGGTCGGGCCAGAAGGCAATCGCCTGTACGCCGTCGGCGGTTGGGCTCGCTCGAAAGCATTGCTCCAACTCCGAGCCAGCGTGCTGGGCGAGGCCCTGCACACGATAGACGAAGCGGAGCTCACGGCGCTGGGCGCTGCCCTCATCGCCTTGACCGCATCCGACCCAGGACGTCGAGATTCGGTCCAGCGCGCCACCAGCGTGGTCTTTCCTCACAAGGACTGGGAATCTCGTTATGAAGCGATGTATTCGGAGCTTCTGCGCTTGTTCGAAGGGTGGGAACGCGTTCGGTGCGCCAACTGA
- a CDS encoding zinc-dependent alcohol dehydrogenase, producing MRAVRIGLDRLIEVVDVSEPRLDSGHVILRPVACGICGTDLHICQHGFPGTQYPVTPGHEFAGHVVSVGKDVTGLKEGDFVAVNPNVSCGHCEWCLENKPHLCNALTPIGVGCAGAAAELVAVPAKNAFQVRESIGHGEAALIEPLACALHAVESAGGANGVKDRRILVLGAGTMGLLITIICRHFGAAEITVVDPNPGKHAMALSVGVDRALTPGQLGDGERFEVIFEAAGAIPALRQALRHIRKTGLLVQVGVHEVATKVDVLPFTIYDHELRIVGSNSLANQFPAAVDLMHDVAGQAAKLIGDTYSVWDFKTAVQAMAGGTAIKTQLRFD from the coding sequence ATGCGTGCAGTGCGTATCGGTCTCGACCGGCTCATCGAGGTGGTCGACGTCTCCGAACCCCGCCTCGACAGCGGCCACGTGATCCTGCGGCCGGTCGCCTGCGGCATCTGCGGCACCGACCTGCACATCTGCCAGCACGGCTTTCCGGGCACGCAATACCCGGTGACGCCCGGCCACGAGTTCGCCGGCCATGTCGTCTCGGTCGGCAAGGACGTGACCGGCCTGAAGGAAGGCGACTTCGTCGCGGTCAACCCGAACGTGTCCTGCGGCCACTGCGAATGGTGCCTGGAGAACAAGCCGCACCTCTGCAACGCCCTGACGCCGATCGGCGTGGGCTGCGCCGGCGCGGCGGCCGAACTGGTGGCAGTCCCGGCGAAGAACGCCTTCCAGGTCCGCGAGAGCATCGGCCACGGCGAGGCGGCGCTGATCGAGCCGCTGGCCTGCGCGCTGCATGCGGTCGAATCGGCTGGTGGCGCAAACGGCGTCAAGGATCGGCGCATCCTGGTCCTCGGGGCTGGCACGATGGGCCTGCTGATCACCATCATCTGCCGCCACTTCGGCGCGGCGGAGATCACAGTGGTCGATCCGAATCCGGGCAAGCACGCCATGGCCCTGTCCGTCGGCGTCGACCGGGCTCTGACCCCTGGCCAGCTCGGCGATGGCGAACGCTTCGAGGTCATCTTCGAAGCCGCCGGTGCGATCCCGGCGCTGCGCCAGGCGCTGCGTCACATCCGCAAGACCGGGCTTCTGGTGCAGGTCGGCGTGCACGAGGTGGCGACCAAGGTGGACGTGCTGCCCTTCACCATCTACGACCATGAGCTGCGCATCGTCGGGTCGAACTCGCTGGCCAACCAGTTCCCGGCAGCCGTCGACCTGATGCACGACGTGGCAGGCCAGGCTGCCAAGCTCATCGGCGACACCTACTCCGTCTGGGACTTCAAGACGGCGGTGCAGGCGATGGCCGGCGGTACCGCCATCAAGACCCAGTTGCGCTTCGACTGA
- a CDS encoding class I fructose-bisphosphate aldolase: MEYRLRRVLPSSRVAIIMPVDHGLIFDRIDGLETPSAPITAWGENDVTGFMMTPGQVRQTERYFAAHPHLTRVLTIDTYYDYREQDGKGSHGLITTVEDAVRLGVDAVKMLFPWNMSNEERVAMCNRVGAVVRECENWGIPLVLEPVLIGAPRSDEVIVAEEKIARIAYDLGAHIIKIAFPGEERTRRLVAELKVPLVIAGGPLAGTPSDTVDAVAQTIRSGARGVIVGRNIWQRERAAGEQVLAEVAAITRQYQFQD; this comes from the coding sequence ATGGAATACCGTCTTCGCCGCGTCCTCCCCAGCAGCCGCGTGGCCATCATCATGCCGGTCGACCACGGCCTGATCTTCGACCGCATCGATGGCCTGGAGACCCCGTCGGCACCCATCACCGCCTGGGGCGAGAACGATGTCACCGGCTTCATGATGACGCCCGGCCAGGTGCGCCAGACCGAGCGCTACTTCGCCGCCCACCCGCACCTGACGCGGGTCCTGACGATCGACACCTACTACGACTACCGCGAGCAGGACGGCAAGGGCTCGCACGGCCTGATCACGACCGTGGAAGACGCGGTCCGCCTGGGTGTCGACGCGGTCAAGATGCTGTTTCCCTGGAACATGTCCAACGAGGAACGCGTGGCCATGTGCAACCGCGTCGGCGCCGTCGTGCGAGAGTGCGAGAACTGGGGCATCCCGCTGGTGCTGGAGCCGGTGCTGATCGGCGCACCTCGCAGCGACGAAGTCATCGTCGCCGAGGAAAAGATCGCCCGCATCGCCTACGACCTGGGCGCGCACATCATCAAGATCGCCTTCCCCGGCGAGGAGCGCACCAGGCGCCTGGTCGCGGAACTGAAGGTGCCGCTGGTCATCGCCGGCGGCCCGCTCGCCGGCACGCCGTCGGACACCGTCGACGCGGTCGCGCAGACCATCCGCTCGGGCGCCCGCGGCGTCATCGTCGGCCGCAACATCTGGCAGCGCGAGCGTGCGGCCGGTGAGCAGGTGCTGGCCGAGGTCGCGGCCATCACACGCCAGTACCAGTTCCAGGACTGA